In one Spirosoma rigui genomic region, the following are encoded:
- a CDS encoding proton-conducting transporter transmembrane domain-containing protein, giving the protein MLGLPLAGALINRLVFPKKPTRGARVATSFIWAGLLVALTSLTNEVLFPGQASVPGFQGDVLSWLMATLILLVSGIVHHFSRRYMAGDRAYHRYFTHLSLVTASALLMVLADHLGWLLLGWGVSNLLLVRLIIHKAGWAAAFNSGKLALQTFVPGFICLCIAFLILASVGGSIYLHELIKAENTGAYTRPTVAALLLILVAAMTQSAQIPFHRWLTSSLNSPTPVSALMHAGLVNGGGFLLARFAPLYLHYPDLLQLLFVLGSVTALVGTGWKLMQSDVKRMLACSTMGQMGFMIMQCGLGLFPAAVAHLCWHGLFKAFLFLNSGSAVQEKRPPQPSTDSVLTWLLAGIGGLAGGYGFAMLSDKSLLAGDTTLLLTGFAWMATTQVAHTVLQGGSFVIRFIPAMGLALLAGSLYGISVHSIDALMGPLAIWVPQPLTLLHGLVFGLFFLIWLGLNLKLPLVGLSSRVGRQLYVSALNSSQPHHSTTTPTRTSYQY; this is encoded by the coding sequence ATGCTCGGACTTCCGCTGGCCGGTGCTTTGATCAACCGCCTTGTGTTCCCGAAAAAGCCCACACGGGGTGCCCGCGTCGCAACGAGCTTTATTTGGGCGGGCCTGCTGGTGGCGCTCACGAGTCTCACGAATGAGGTATTATTTCCGGGTCAGGCCAGCGTACCCGGATTTCAGGGTGATGTGTTGTCGTGGCTGATGGCAACCCTCATCCTACTGGTAAGTGGTATTGTTCACCATTTTTCGCGCCGTTACATGGCGGGTGACCGGGCGTATCACCGCTACTTTACGCATCTTTCTCTGGTAACGGCTAGTGCTTTGCTGATGGTGCTGGCCGACCATTTAGGCTGGTTATTACTCGGCTGGGGGGTGAGTAACCTGTTGCTGGTCCGGCTAATAATTCATAAGGCAGGCTGGGCGGCTGCTTTCAATTCGGGAAAGCTGGCGTTACAAACCTTCGTGCCGGGGTTTATTTGCCTGTGCATTGCGTTTCTGATACTGGCCAGCGTGGGCGGGAGTATATACCTGCATGAACTGATAAAGGCGGAAAATACGGGCGCGTATACACGCCCAACCGTAGCGGCCCTGTTGCTCATCCTGGTCGCGGCCATGACTCAGTCGGCCCAGATCCCTTTTCATCGGTGGCTGACGAGTTCCCTCAATTCACCCACGCCCGTTTCGGCTCTGATGCATGCCGGATTGGTGAACGGGGGGGGCTTTCTGCTGGCACGTTTTGCCCCGCTTTATTTACACTACCCGGACTTGCTCCAGCTCCTGTTCGTGCTGGGTAGCGTTACGGCGTTGGTTGGCACTGGCTGGAAGTTAATGCAGAGTGATGTCAAACGCATGCTGGCCTGTTCTACCATGGGTCAAATGGGATTCATGATTATGCAGTGTGGGTTAGGCCTGTTCCCGGCAGCCGTAGCGCACTTGTGCTGGCACGGGTTATTCAAAGCGTTTCTATTCCTGAATAGCGGGTCGGCGGTGCAGGAAAAGCGACCCCCGCAGCCGTCGACAGATTCTGTGCTTACCTGGCTACTGGCGGGTATCGGCGGACTGGCCGGGGGGTACGGATTTGCGATGCTGAGTGACAAGTCGCTGCTGGCTGGTGATACGACCCTGCTCCTGACGGGATTTGCCTGGATGGCTACTACGCAGGTTGCCCACACCGTTTTGCAAGGCGGCAGTTTCGTAATCCGCTTTATTCCTGCTATGGGTCTGGCGCTGCTGGCGGGCAGCCTGTACGGGATCAGTGTCCATAGTATCGACGCGCTCATGGGGCCGCTGGCTATCTGGGTTCCCCAGCCTCTAACGCTGCTGCATGGACTCGTTTTCGGTCTGTTTTTCCTGATCTGGCTGGGACTCAACCTGAAGCTACCGCTGGTTGGGCTATCCTCCCGCGTCGGACGGCAACTCTATGTCAGCGCTCTGAATAGTAGCCAGCCGCATCACAGCACCACCACACCCACCCGCACCAGTTATCAATACTAA
- a CDS encoding tetratricopeptide repeat protein, with product MLELTAISVFISYIIYLRYYADQRSKAELEAERLKEGIVLYQTDQYAKALAYFNDVLLTKPSSAVAYLYRARIYRALGDSQAALADLSLGKSYDDTVADLHLESGQIRYQAQAYSTAFQDFDKAIFHSHGDSAEPYRWRGLTRQHLRQSAEAEQDLARANQLDQRPAPTRDQPAVAAGFFTRQLLLHAGLTILSSLLLVYIVKKSPVIHWPYLWAAASAVGLGFLEPRKGWVLALLQAFLLVVVYYVAVGPSPLSTHREVETFSLFGSVGLTFAGSLIGSVLQKAYSG from the coding sequence ATGCTCGAACTTACTGCCATCTCTGTTTTCATTAGCTATATCATCTACCTCCGTTACTACGCCGACCAACGCTCCAAAGCTGAACTGGAAGCCGAACGACTCAAGGAAGGCATTGTGCTCTACCAAACGGACCAATACGCCAAAGCGCTGGCTTATTTTAACGATGTGCTTCTGACGAAACCATCCTCAGCGGTGGCTTACCTGTACCGGGCCCGCATTTACCGCGCGCTGGGTGATTCGCAGGCGGCCCTCGCCGATCTGTCGCTGGGTAAAAGCTACGACGATACCGTTGCTGATCTTCACCTGGAGAGTGGGCAGATCCGGTACCAGGCACAGGCCTACTCGACGGCTTTTCAGGATTTCGACAAGGCAATCTTTCACAGCCACGGTGACTCGGCCGAGCCGTATCGCTGGCGGGGATTGACGCGCCAGCACCTCCGGCAGTCCGCGGAAGCCGAGCAGGACCTGGCCCGGGCCAACCAACTGGACCAGCGGCCCGCACCGACACGGGATCAACCGGCCGTGGCTGCCGGCTTTTTTACCCGCCAACTCCTGTTACACGCTGGCCTGACCATATTGAGCAGCTTGTTGCTGGTTTACATCGTCAAGAAAAGTCCCGTTATCCACTGGCCGTATTTGTGGGCGGCTGCTTCGGCCGTGGGTCTTGGTTTTCTGGAGCCGCGCAAAGGCTGGGTCCTTGCCCTGCTGCAAGCTTTTCTGCTCGTAGTGGTTTACTACGTTGCAGTGGGCCCATCGCCCCTCAGCACCCACCGGGAGGTGGAGACGTTCAGTTTATTCGGCTCGGTGGGGCTAACCTTCGCCGGAAGCCTGATTGGTAGTGTTCTCCAGAAAGCTTACTCAGGCTAG
- a CDS encoding helix-turn-helix domain-containing protein → MIRRPKVAFPPQPDFADPERSTGKQAGLMTRIYALLDDHLHDPAVCVNWLADQLVMNRKTLYRRVFSLSQLTPTALIRRYRLHKAADLLRTGYTVTQTADSTGFKTPSHFTTVFKGFYRQTPTEFMARGVGKS, encoded by the coding sequence ATGATTCGTCGACCGAAAGTAGCTTTCCCTCCGCAACCCGATTTCGCAGACCCAGAGCGCTCTACCGGTAAGCAGGCTGGTTTGATGACCCGGATTTACGCGCTGCTGGACGATCACCTGCATGATCCGGCAGTATGCGTCAACTGGCTGGCAGATCAACTGGTAATGAATCGGAAAACACTGTACCGGCGCGTGTTCAGCCTCAGCCAGCTGACCCCAACCGCCCTGATTCGTCGGTATCGGCTGCACAAAGCCGCCGACCTGCTGCGTACCGGTTATACAGTCACGCAAACTGCTGATTCAACCGGGTTCAAAACGCCGTCTCATTTTACAACTGTTTTCAAGGGATTTTACCGGCAGACCCCCACCGAATTTATGGCCCGGGGAGTTGGGAAATCCTGA
- a CDS encoding YegP family protein yields the protein MGKFVITTRKNGEFQFALKAGNGQVILSSEGYSSKAGCQNGIESVRTNAKDESKFDRKTSSNGKPYFNLKAGNGSIIGSSELYESEASRDNGITSVMNNAPDATLDDQTVAA from the coding sequence ATGGGAAAATTTGTTATCACCACCCGCAAAAACGGAGAGTTTCAGTTTGCGCTCAAAGCCGGGAACGGCCAGGTTATCCTCAGCAGCGAGGGCTATTCATCAAAGGCAGGCTGTCAAAACGGAATTGAATCGGTCAGGACCAATGCGAAAGATGAATCAAAATTTGATCGAAAGACATCATCGAACGGAAAACCCTATTTCAACCTGAAAGCCGGTAATGGAAGTATTATTGGTTCCAGTGAACTGTATGAAAGTGAAGCCTCCCGGGACAATGGAATTACTTCGGTGATGAATAATGCCCCCGACGCTACCCTGGATGATCAAACAGTGGCTGCCTAA
- a CDS encoding DUF2309 domain-containing protein, which translates to MEAEVAYASVLTDPALTIGADLPEKVADAARIIAPVWPLKSFIACNPLQGLEDLPFDEAVSRGARLFQIADTSPELENVNCQVIKWCLAFLDEGQATLMMPNREQGFYAAWRALAPFDAQLHHQQTTRKNWLAGLPEKPENALAFCLLKLGIPADDQLLFLTRTLTYLPGWAGYIKWRENWQSASPANPNPVTLLEFLAVRLAITCLLWPQAGQRPLSSDTNDERIAGKLAKLNEDEARYQQKLMGMVLSRLRKPGPLHQRPDAQLVFCIDVRSEPFRRQLEAQGHYETLGFAGFFGLPVRVHECAGDEAYDSCPVLLKPAHSVYQQPTAGQQHKLGRFHRGKRAIKMVRAFYQRLKYNFATPFALVETLGAGCGLLMLERTLIPTQGAKFHRVLTETIRPRLALEPVFAETAGIPRDQQAVYAESALRLMGLTDNFGKLVVFCGHGSTVRNNPYSSALDCGACGGNHGGANAQVLAAILNTPLVRLMLARKGIHIPMETIFLAAEHDTTTDDLTIYENSQVASQPFVFQKLQQALVRAKFANASWRCGTFGEAGGGRNPIDLTLRRSSDWAEVRPEWGLARNAAFIIGPRWLTQALDLEGRCFLHSYEWEQDEAHTSLETILTAPMVVAQWINTQYLFSTLDNVAYGSGSKVTHNVAGKLGIMQGNASDLMHGLPLQSVNATDNELYHDPQRLLTVVFAPRASIDLIIGRQAILQKLFFNGWVKLIAIDPEDNKAYRLDSRGHWCPLPD; encoded by the coding sequence ATGGAAGCTGAAGTAGCATACGCATCTGTTCTCACCGATCCCGCCCTGACAATCGGGGCCGACCTGCCGGAAAAAGTGGCGGACGCGGCCCGTATCATCGCTCCTGTCTGGCCTCTCAAATCGTTTATCGCCTGTAATCCGCTGCAGGGGCTGGAAGATCTGCCCTTCGACGAGGCTGTGAGCAGGGGAGCCCGGCTGTTTCAGATCGCCGATACATCGCCTGAGCTGGAGAATGTAAATTGCCAGGTTATCAAATGGTGCCTTGCTTTTCTCGACGAAGGGCAGGCTACGCTGATGATGCCCAACCGGGAGCAGGGTTTCTATGCCGCCTGGCGCGCTCTGGCCCCGTTTGACGCCCAACTGCACCACCAGCAAACGACGCGTAAAAACTGGCTGGCCGGGCTGCCTGAAAAACCAGAAAACGCACTGGCGTTCTGTCTGCTGAAGCTGGGTATTCCGGCAGACGACCAGTTGCTGTTTCTGACCCGCACGCTCACTTACCTGCCGGGTTGGGCGGGTTACATAAAATGGCGCGAAAACTGGCAATCGGCCAGTCCCGCCAATCCGAACCCCGTTACGTTGCTGGAGTTTCTGGCCGTTCGACTGGCCATTACGTGTCTGCTGTGGCCACAGGCCGGTCAGCGGCCCCTGAGTTCGGACACAAACGATGAGCGGATCGCCGGGAAACTGGCAAAACTTAACGAGGACGAAGCCCGCTATCAACAGAAACTTATGGGTATGGTTTTGTCACGACTGCGTAAACCTGGCCCACTGCATCAGCGACCAGATGCGCAACTGGTCTTTTGCATTGATGTGCGGTCAGAACCCTTTCGTCGCCAGCTGGAGGCACAGGGACACTACGAAACGCTGGGCTTTGCTGGTTTCTTTGGCCTGCCGGTCCGCGTACACGAATGCGCGGGTGACGAGGCCTACGACAGCTGTCCCGTTTTACTTAAACCAGCGCATTCGGTATACCAGCAACCAACGGCGGGTCAGCAACACAAACTGGGCCGTTTTCATCGGGGCAAGCGTGCGATTAAGATGGTCAGGGCTTTTTATCAGCGATTGAAGTATAACTTCGCCACCCCTTTCGCCCTGGTCGAAACGCTGGGTGCCGGGTGTGGGCTGCTCATGCTGGAGCGTACCCTGATCCCTACGCAGGGTGCAAAATTCCACCGAGTCTTGACTGAGACCATTCGGCCTAGACTCGCCCTGGAGCCGGTCTTTGCTGAAACAGCGGGGATACCCCGCGATCAGCAGGCGGTGTATGCCGAATCGGCCCTGCGGTTGATGGGGCTGACCGATAATTTTGGGAAGCTGGTCGTGTTTTGCGGACACGGGAGCACTGTCCGGAACAATCCCTACAGTTCGGCGCTGGACTGCGGAGCCTGCGGGGGTAACCACGGTGGTGCCAACGCGCAGGTGCTGGCCGCTATACTGAATACACCATTGGTACGTCTGATGCTGGCTCGGAAAGGCATTCACATACCGATGGAAACGATTTTCCTGGCCGCTGAGCACGACACAACGACCGACGACCTGACGATCTACGAAAATTCGCAGGTTGCCAGCCAGCCATTTGTCTTTCAGAAGCTGCAACAGGCGTTGGTGAGGGCTAAATTCGCTAACGCCAGCTGGCGCTGCGGAACGTTTGGGGAAGCGGGTGGAGGCCGGAACCCGATAGACCTGACGCTGCGACGCAGCAGTGACTGGGCCGAAGTGCGCCCGGAGTGGGGGCTGGCCCGGAATGCCGCATTTATCATTGGCCCCCGCTGGTTAACGCAGGCGCTGGATCTGGAAGGCCGCTGTTTTCTGCACTCCTACGAGTGGGAGCAGGATGAGGCACATACGAGCCTGGAAACCATTCTGACGGCACCCATGGTGGTGGCGCAGTGGATAAATACGCAGTATCTCTTCTCAACACTGGATAACGTTGCCTACGGCAGCGGTAGTAAAGTAACGCATAACGTAGCGGGTAAGCTGGGTATCATGCAGGGCAATGCCAGTGACCTGATGCATGGCTTGCCGCTGCAATCGGTTAACGCTACGGATAACGAACTGTACCACGATCCCCAGCGCCTGTTAACGGTCGTTTTTGCCCCCCGGGCCAGCATAGACCTCATCATTGGGCGGCAGGCGATCCTGCAGAAACTGTTTTTTAACGGGTGGGTCAAGCTGATCGCGATCGATCCGGAGGATAACAAGGCCTATCGGCTGGACAGCCGGGGTCACTGGTGCCCGCTGCCGGACTGA
- a CDS encoding LysR substrate-binding domain-containing protein, whose translation MSLDTITLQCFLAVADTGSFTRSADRVGRTQSAVSQQIAKLEMTLGKVLFNRGKTLSLTSDGEIFLGYARQIFALHREALDRFKEPELAGEVRFGLPEDFASAILSDILVDFSRLHPRVLLKVECDLTLHLFERFQRGEFDLIMVKMSRPEDFPNGVDVWSEPLEWVGKGNYLATIDRTAPLPLVLSPQPCVYRARAIQALDEAGIAWRLVYSSPSYAGTVAAVKAGMGVTVFPKTIVPDQLARMDNDWLPALSDTHVSLLRQVNNNPAEQSLEDFVLKKMRR comes from the coding sequence ATGTCACTCGACACCATCACGCTCCAGTGCTTTCTGGCCGTAGCTGATACGGGCAGCTTTACCCGCTCGGCCGACCGGGTTGGCCGGACCCAGTCGGCCGTTAGTCAGCAAATTGCCAAGCTGGAAATGACACTTGGGAAAGTGCTCTTCAATCGGGGTAAGACCCTGTCGTTAACCAGCGATGGTGAAATTTTCCTGGGCTACGCCCGGCAGATTTTTGCTTTGCACCGCGAGGCACTGGACCGGTTTAAAGAGCCGGAGCTGGCTGGTGAAGTGCGCTTTGGGCTGCCCGAAGATTTTGCCAGTGCAATTCTGTCCGACATCCTGGTCGACTTTTCCAGGCTTCATCCCCGGGTGCTGCTTAAAGTGGAGTGTGATTTAACCCTCCACCTGTTCGAGCGTTTTCAACGGGGCGAATTTGACCTGATCATGGTAAAAATGAGCCGCCCGGAAGATTTTCCCAACGGGGTTGATGTCTGGTCCGAACCGCTGGAATGGGTAGGAAAAGGCAATTATCTGGCTACTATCGACAGGACGGCTCCCCTCCCGCTGGTCCTTTCACCGCAACCCTGTGTGTACCGGGCGCGGGCTATTCAGGCGCTGGACGAAGCCGGAATTGCGTGGCGACTGGTGTACAGTAGCCCCAGTTATGCCGGTACTGTGGCCGCCGTGAAAGCTGGGATGGGCGTTACGGTCTTTCCAAAAACGATTGTGCCGGATCAGCTGGCACGCATGGACAATGACTGGTTACCTGCCCTGAGCGATACGCACGTTTCGTTGCTCAGGCAGGTTAATAATAATCCGGCGGAGCAGTCGCTCGAAGATTTTGTGTTAAAAAAAATGCGTCGCTGA
- a CDS encoding alpha/beta hydrolase-fold protein, with translation MTTRLLLFHSALLLMGLTAGWSQPSPFRPAASNLPGVDYPAIAPDGRVIVRLKAPAATSVQLQGGDGLLKEPLNLVKDAEGSWNGTIASAGLGFHYYWFTVDGVRVNDPGSDAYFGYGRPTSGIEMPTPGEDFHLLKQVPHGDVRERWYYSNITDSWRRAFVYTPPGYDASPKKRYPILYLLHGAGENERGWSLQGHMSAILDNLIADKRAVPMIVVMDNGYATAKGESTTAAAGLSDMEKRAATLEQVYIKEIIPTMEANYRTLRGRENRAMAGLSMGGLQTMLIGMKHTDLFSYYGFFSGAIRNTVLTDPKTAFNGVFANASAFNKQVKLLWFGAGSEEKPFVSMMTDTRRKLSDAGITSLGYESPGTYHEWHTWRRCLHEFAPLLFK, from the coding sequence ATGACTACGCGTTTGCTGCTCTTCCATTCCGCCCTGCTTCTGATGGGATTAACCGCCGGCTGGAGCCAGCCGAGCCCGTTCCGGCCAGCAGCCTCCAATCTCCCGGGCGTGGACTACCCTGCCATTGCCCCGGACGGACGAGTCATCGTCCGGCTTAAAGCGCCGGCGGCCACCAGCGTACAGCTTCAGGGGGGCGACGGTTTACTGAAAGAACCACTGAATCTGGTTAAGGACGCGGAGGGCAGCTGGAACGGTACCATCGCATCGGCGGGTCTGGGCTTTCACTATTACTGGTTCACCGTGGATGGTGTCCGGGTCAATGACCCCGGCAGCGATGCCTATTTCGGCTACGGCCGCCCCACCAGCGGCATTGAAATGCCCACTCCGGGTGAGGACTTTCACCTCCTCAAACAGGTTCCACACGGCGACGTTCGGGAACGTTGGTACTACTCCAACATCACCGACAGCTGGCGCCGGGCCTTCGTTTACACCCCGCCGGGCTACGACGCCAGTCCCAAAAAGCGATATCCTATTTTGTATCTGCTCCACGGCGCGGGCGAAAACGAGCGGGGCTGGTCCCTACAGGGACACATGAGCGCCATTCTGGACAATCTGATCGCCGACAAGAGAGCCGTGCCCATGATTGTGGTGATGGATAACGGCTACGCCACAGCCAAAGGTGAATCAACCACTGCCGCAGCCGGACTAAGCGATATGGAGAAGCGAGCTGCTACGCTAGAACAGGTGTACATAAAGGAAATCATTCCTACCATGGAAGCTAATTACCGGACCCTGCGGGGGCGCGAAAACCGGGCCATGGCGGGCCTGTCGATGGGTGGCCTGCAAACGATGCTAATCGGCATGAAGCATACCGATTTATTTTCGTACTACGGCTTTTTCAGCGGTGCTATCCGCAACACGGTTCTCACCGATCCAAAAACAGCGTTTAACGGTGTATTCGCGAACGCCAGCGCCTTTAACAAACAGGTTAAACTGCTCTGGTTCGGGGCGGGTAGCGAAGAGAAACCGTTCGTTTCCATGATGACCGATACCCGCCGGAAGCTGAGTGACGCAGGCATTACATCCTTGGGTTATGAGTCGCCGGGTACTTACCACGAATGGCACACCTGGCGGAGATGTTTACACGAATTTGCACCCCTGCTTTTTAAGTAA
- a CDS encoding alpha/beta hydrolase, with the protein MFSVVSPAFSRFILSFCLLLVLGPAGWAAKVDTVSTVSPSMKKTIKAVVITPDGDTDGAERPVLYLLHGYSGNYSDWVRKAPALAKAADTYQMIIVCPDGNFGSWYFDSPVDPAFRYETYVANELVGWIDSHYKTIKNRTGRAITGLSMGGHGALYLALRHQTVFGAAGSMSGGVDIRPFPLNWDMAKRLGSYAEFPERWEQNTVINMLHLLTPGALSLLIDCGTEDFFYRVNENLHHKLLERNIAHDYISRPGAHNWDYWNKAVTYQLLFMRQYFDRQDKK; encoded by the coding sequence ATGTTCAGCGTCGTTTCCCCTGCTTTTTCCCGTTTTATTCTGTCCTTTTGCCTATTGCTGGTACTCGGTCCGGCTGGATGGGCCGCAAAAGTCGATACGGTCTCAACCGTTAGCCCATCCATGAAAAAGACGATAAAGGCGGTCGTCATAACCCCCGACGGCGACACGGACGGTGCAGAACGACCCGTTCTGTACCTGCTGCATGGCTACAGCGGCAACTACAGTGACTGGGTCAGGAAAGCACCCGCCCTGGCTAAAGCCGCCGATACCTACCAGATGATTATTGTGTGCCCCGATGGCAACTTCGGCAGCTGGTATTTCGACAGCCCGGTCGATCCGGCGTTTCGCTACGAAACCTACGTCGCCAATGAACTGGTCGGCTGGATTGACAGTCATTACAAAACGATCAAAAACCGAACAGGACGTGCCATTACGGGCCTGAGTATGGGCGGACACGGCGCCCTCTACCTGGCCTTGCGGCACCAGACAGTCTTCGGCGCTGCGGGCAGTATGAGCGGAGGAGTCGACATCCGGCCGTTTCCCCTTAACTGGGACATGGCCAAACGGCTGGGCTCCTACGCCGAATTTCCCGAGCGATGGGAGCAGAATACGGTCATCAACATGCTTCACCTGCTTACCCCCGGCGCTTTGTCGTTGCTCATCGACTGCGGTACGGAGGATTTTTTCTACCGTGTCAACGAGAACCTGCATCATAAGCTGCTGGAACGCAACATTGCCCACGACTACATCAGCCGGCCGGGTGCCCACAACTGGGACTACTGGAACAAGGCCGTAACCTACCAGCTCCTGTTCATGCGGCAGTACTTCGACAGGCAGGACAAGAAATAA